DNA from Alnus glutinosa chromosome 2, dhAlnGlut1.1, whole genome shotgun sequence:
CATGTTTCTGCCCAATACTTCTTTCTTTAGTATTTGTGtcaatttttaaatagaaaCCTTTTGATTTCCTCTCTCTCCACGGCCATTATTGGGTTATGGAGGTTGGATCTCCATACGCCACCAATGGAGGTCAACCTCTGGTTgtgtctcaaaaaaaaaaaaaaaaaagagccaaaaagagagaaaatgtgtAAGGGATATTATaatcaaaaagagagaaaaagaaagaagaaagaatattgtAGTTGGTTTAGTTTGAGAGAGTTAGGCCTCCAAGTGCCTGAGAGAGTCTAGGCCTCTCTGAGTGCCTGGGAGAGATTGAACATCTCAAAGTGCCCGTAGCTATCTTTAGTGAATTATTAATCTATaatcttcgtcttcttcctcgAGTATTCACCTAATTCTGCCTTGTTTGATTATAATATCCATGAATCCAGCTCCATATAAGAAAACCCCATAACAAAATGCAACACTGTTATTCTTTATAATAGCTAGGACAAAATCATGTTGTTGAAACCCTAGTTCTTGCTACTCTTGTGAGGTATTCAGAGAATGTTGAAGAGCCGTCATCCTACGAGATTGCTGAGCAATAAGAGTGGTTGTAGATGGGTTTTGGGATAAAACAATCTCATATCCATCGTAGTGCGATTCCATCCCTTCAGCCATGATTTGCCAAACTAAACCGCCGCCCATTATTCCTCCATCCCTGGCCAAGTCGTAGATGTTTGTATAAACAGCGTTCAAGAAGGCGTCCCTGGCGCCTACACTAAACCCTGCAGgatctttctttgattttccaAATTCAGCGAAAATCAATGGCTTCTTCAACACACTCCTCGAGTCTCCCCAGTGACTTGTCAACCACCTTTGCATGAATGCCATTTGTGCGTTGCCGTTCTGTCCCGGAAGCCTGTCTTGGCAATTACACAATTGTTTTTCCCGTTAACGGATTAATTCTATTTAGTAAATTCTTATACATCTGTATAACTGGATGACGTAACAGTAAAAATTAGTCTTGAATCGAATTAgtaccttatttttttatttttttatttttttattttttttatttttttttttaagtactgATTTGTACTGCCACGTCATCTTATTGTATAGGGTGCACTTGgtattgcgatttcatagacaaaatatacgattttaaaccaaattgcagaaaatgaattgtttggaattgcgttttttttttttttcaaaattgtgatttaaaaacgaaagaaatatgcgttttcaaatcgcaggcccttggggtacttttttgaaaatgcacaaattttaaaggctaaattttGATTTCGTTATacacttaattgcgtttttGAAAATCACGATTTGAAAATTTAGAAgggtaaataaaaatataaggaaGTTTTATAGTGAACATTTATGAAGATTTAGAGGTTACCAGGCATCAGGATATGCATGTATGGTGGCAAAGTCGATCTCTTTAACGAGATGATTGGTTATAAAATCTGTTCCAACTTGGTAACCTGAAGGATTGTATTGCTTTCGATCCAGAATTGAGTCTCCATAGAAGCCTTCCATGCCAACTCCCAACAAGTGTTCCTTGTCAATGGATTTAACATTGGGAGCCATCTCTTGAACCCATTCCTGtttgaatataattaaatacaattaattttaattttttattcatttatttctatatattatATTGTCAAGTAAGGGTGCTGTACGTGGCTCACGTTTATAACGGTCTTGCCTGAGATATCCACATGGCAGCGTGGTTCATTCATTAGTTCCCAACCCATAATCGTCGGATCATCTTTGTATGCAATTCTAGTGAATGTGTTCATCCTTGTCAGCACTTTCTGTGACAAAAAATCATAGATATTCTTATTACCCCCccgaaaaaaaggaaaaaaataaaaataatttttttttttcaaatgattaactttatcattttttaaccGCTTAG
Protein-coding regions in this window:
- the LOC133861512 gene encoding mannan endo-1,4-beta-mannosidase 5-like isoform X1 translates to MNKTARINGKINYIWGVLILLMAVVCEAGVLPAVSGFIQTRDAHFVLNGSPFLFNGFNSYWMMHVASEPSERYKISNVLREASAAGLNVCRTWAFSDGGYQALQISPGVYDERVFQGLDFVISEARKYGVRLILSLSNNYKDYGGRLQYVQWARTAGVPVNSDDDFYTNAAVKGYYKNHVKKVLTRMNTFTRIAYKDDPTIMGWELMNEPRCHVDISGKTVINEWVQEMAPNVKSIDKEHLLGVGMEGFYGDSILDRKQYNPSGYQVGTDFITNHLVKEIDFATIHAYPDAWLPGQNGNAQMAFMQRWLTSHWGDSRSVLKKPLIFAEFGKSKKDPAGFSVGARDAFLNAVYTNIYDLARDGGIMGGGLVWQIMAEGMESHYDGYEIVLSQNPSTTTLIAQQSRRMTALQHSLNTSQE
- the LOC133861512 gene encoding mannan endo-1,4-beta-mannosidase 5-like isoform X2 gives rise to the protein MNKTARINGKINYIWGVLILLMAVVCEAGVLPAVSGFIQTRDAHFVLNGSPFLFNGFNSYWMMHVASEPSERYKISNVLREASAAGLNVCRTWAFSDGGYQALQISPGVYDERVFQGLDFVISEARKYGVRLILSLSNNYKDYGGRLQYVQWARTAGVPVNSDDDFYTNAAVKGYYKNHVKEWVQEMAPNVKSIDKEHLLGVGMEGFYGDSILDRKQYNPSGYQVGTDFITNHLVKEIDFATIHAYPDAWLPGQNGNAQMAFMQRWLTSHWGDSRSVLKKPLIFAEFGKSKKDPAGFSVGARDAFLNAVYTNIYDLARDGGIMGGGLVWQIMAEGMESHYDGYEIVLSQNPSTTTLIAQQSRRMTALQHSLNTSQE